From the Leifsonia sp. AG29 genome, one window contains:
- a CDS encoding trimeric intracellular cation channel family protein, with protein sequence MSTTALTIPLWGDLLAVGVGSLQGAMFASGFRDRRLDLLGIAIIGVATGVGGGLLRDLLLNVTPIALQSNWYLPITVVAALLGMLLVRLFRRLDPAITFLDALTIGLFGAIGASKALSLGLPEVPAVFVGVVSAVGGSILRDVLLTLPIALMHVGSLYAVAAGAGTIALVVLVDLRVPLTIAAVVCVVVTLIIRLLAVRFGWSLPEQRELGRLPRLSWGMFVRRPSAQRVAERTDTGAIPRYRIERPGETDSRD encoded by the coding sequence GTGAGCACGACCGCCCTGACCATCCCGCTCTGGGGCGACCTGCTCGCGGTCGGCGTGGGAAGCCTCCAGGGGGCCATGTTCGCGTCCGGTTTCCGCGACCGCCGGCTCGACCTCCTCGGCATCGCGATCATCGGAGTGGCGACCGGTGTCGGCGGCGGCCTCCTTCGCGACCTGCTGCTCAATGTCACGCCGATCGCACTGCAGTCGAACTGGTACCTCCCGATCACCGTGGTGGCCGCCCTGCTCGGCATGCTGCTCGTGCGGCTGTTCCGCCGGCTCGATCCGGCGATCACGTTCCTCGACGCGCTGACGATCGGTCTTTTCGGCGCGATCGGAGCCAGCAAGGCCCTCTCGCTGGGCCTGCCGGAGGTCCCGGCCGTCTTCGTGGGAGTGGTGTCGGCGGTCGGCGGCTCGATCCTCCGGGACGTTCTGCTGACCCTCCCCATCGCCCTGATGCACGTCGGCTCGCTGTACGCCGTTGCAGCCGGTGCGGGCACGATCGCCCTCGTCGTGCTCGTCGATCTCCGCGTGCCGCTGACGATAGCGGCCGTGGTGTGCGTCGTCGTCACCCTGATCATCCGGCTTCTCGCCGTCCGCTTCGGCTGGAGCCTCCCCGAGCAGCGCGAACTCGGACGGCTGCCCCGACTCAGCTGGGGCATGTTCGTGCGCCGGCCGTCGGCGCAGCGGGTCGCGGAGCGCACCGACACCGGCGCGATCCCGCGCTACCGCATCGAGCGTCCCGGCGAGACAGACTCGCGCGACTGA
- the dusB gene encoding tRNA dihydrouridine synthase DusB, with protein MSTTATISPAARLTIGPLELDVPVVLAPMAGITNTAFRRLCREFGAGLYVSEMITSRALVERTPESLRLITHHESETPRSIQLYGVDPKTVREAVTMLVAEDRADHIDLNFGCPVPKVTRKGGGAALPWKLGLFREIVEGAVKAAGDIPLTVKMRKGIDGDHLTYLEAGKAAEGAGVASIALHARTAAEFYSGHADWSAITKLKETVSGVPVLGNGDIWSATDAIRMVDETGCDGVVVGRGCLGRPWLFGDLAAAFRARAGEISAEEASAAQAHPTLGQVAATFRRHAELLVEFFESEERGCRDIRKHVAWYFKGYPVGGDLRASLATVDTLAHLDDLLATLDWGQEYPGEAAEGQRGRAGSPKRPALPDGWLESREVDGAQRAEVAEAEVHNSGG; from the coding sequence ATGTCTACTACAGCAACGATAAGCCCGGCAGCCCGGCTGACCATCGGTCCGCTCGAGCTCGACGTCCCCGTCGTGCTCGCGCCGATGGCCGGGATCACGAACACGGCGTTCCGCCGCCTCTGCCGCGAATTCGGTGCGGGGCTCTACGTGAGCGAGATGATCACCTCCCGGGCCCTGGTCGAGCGCACCCCGGAGTCCCTCCGGCTGATCACGCACCACGAGTCCGAGACGCCCCGCTCGATCCAGCTCTACGGCGTCGACCCGAAGACCGTGCGCGAGGCGGTCACGATGCTCGTCGCAGAGGACCGCGCCGATCACATCGATCTCAACTTCGGCTGCCCGGTGCCGAAGGTCACCCGCAAGGGCGGGGGAGCGGCGCTGCCCTGGAAGCTCGGGCTGTTCCGCGAGATCGTCGAGGGCGCGGTGAAGGCTGCCGGCGACATCCCGTTGACCGTCAAGATGCGCAAGGGGATCGACGGCGACCACCTCACCTACCTGGAGGCGGGCAAGGCGGCGGAGGGTGCGGGAGTCGCCTCCATCGCGCTCCATGCGCGCACGGCCGCGGAGTTCTACTCCGGTCACGCCGACTGGTCGGCGATCACCAAGCTGAAGGAGACGGTCTCCGGCGTCCCGGTGCTCGGCAACGGCGACATCTGGTCCGCGACCGACGCGATCCGGATGGTCGACGAGACCGGCTGCGACGGCGTCGTCGTCGGGCGCGGGTGCCTCGGCCGGCCGTGGCTCTTCGGAGACCTGGCCGCGGCGTTCCGGGCCCGCGCGGGGGAGATCTCCGCCGAGGAGGCGTCGGCCGCACAAGCGCACCCGACGCTGGGGCAGGTCGCCGCGACGTTCCGGCGCCACGCGGAACTCCTCGTCGAATTCTTCGAGAGCGAGGAGCGCGGCTGCCGCGACATCCGCAAGCACGTTGCCTGGTACTTCAAGGGCTATCCGGTCGGCGGCGACCTCCGCGCGAGCCTGGCGACGGTCGACACGCTCGCCCACCTCGACGACCTGCTCGCGACGCTCGACTGGGGCCAGGAGTATCCGGGCGAAGCGGCGGAAGGTCAGCGCGGCCGCGCCGGCTCCCCGAAGCGACCCGCCCTGCCCGACGGGTGGCTCGAGAGCCGCGAGGTCGACGGCGCCCAGCGCGCCGAGGTCGCCGAGGCGGAGGTGCACAACAGTGGCGGGTGA
- a CDS encoding deoxyguanosinetriphosphate triphosphohydrolase encodes MAGDPVAATESDESRWYSEHDRERWLPELHSNRRSDFARDRARLLHSSALRRLAAKTQVLSPTAGLDFARNRLTHSLEVAQVGRELANSLGLDPDIVDTACLAHDIGHPPFGHNGERALNAWASDIGGFEGNAQTLRLLTRLEPKVFGRDGHPYGLNLTRASLDASCKYPWPATSSVADPSGRAKFGYYADDRPVFQWMREGAPDRQRCIEAQVMDLSDDIAYSVHDFEDAVVNGYIDVAALGSRVDHDDLVHSMYEWVGGEFSHDELIAAFDRLDRLDIWLDGWDGSRRSQARLKNLTSQLIGRFAHAAVHATKENAADSRLIRFGADVVVPAGVRAEIAVLKGIVAAFVMSRNTRQPIYAQQRQILTTLADLLLSRAPAELDPGFAEDWRLARDDTERKRVIVDQVASLTDQSALSWYERLVQH; translated from the coding sequence GTGGCGGGTGACCCGGTGGCGGCGACCGAGTCGGACGAATCCCGGTGGTACAGCGAGCACGATCGGGAACGCTGGCTCCCCGAGCTGCACTCGAACCGTCGCAGCGACTTCGCCCGCGATCGCGCCCGGTTGCTGCACTCGAGCGCCCTGCGGCGTCTCGCGGCGAAGACCCAGGTGCTCAGTCCGACCGCCGGCCTCGACTTCGCCCGCAACCGGCTCACGCACTCGCTCGAGGTGGCGCAGGTGGGCCGCGAACTCGCCAACAGCCTGGGGCTCGACCCCGACATCGTCGATACCGCGTGCCTCGCGCACGACATCGGCCATCCGCCGTTCGGCCACAACGGCGAACGGGCCCTCAACGCCTGGGCGAGCGACATTGGCGGGTTCGAGGGGAACGCGCAGACGCTGCGCCTCCTCACCCGCCTCGAGCCCAAGGTGTTCGGTCGCGACGGCCATCCCTACGGACTCAACCTGACCCGGGCGAGTCTCGACGCGAGTTGCAAGTACCCGTGGCCTGCCACCTCCTCGGTGGCCGATCCGAGCGGGCGCGCGAAGTTCGGCTACTACGCGGACGACCGCCCGGTCTTCCAGTGGATGCGGGAGGGCGCCCCCGACCGCCAGCGCTGCATCGAGGCGCAGGTGATGGACCTGTCCGACGACATCGCCTACTCCGTCCACGACTTCGAGGACGCGGTCGTCAACGGCTACATCGACGTCGCCGCCCTCGGCAGCCGCGTCGACCACGACGACCTGGTGCACTCGATGTACGAGTGGGTCGGCGGCGAGTTCTCCCACGACGAGCTCATCGCCGCCTTCGACCGGCTCGACCGGCTCGACATCTGGCTCGACGGATGGGACGGCAGCCGGCGCTCGCAGGCGCGGCTGAAGAATCTCACCAGCCAGCTGATCGGTCGCTTCGCCCATGCGGCCGTGCACGCCACGAAGGAGAACGCGGCCGACAGCCGGCTCATCCGCTTCGGCGCCGATGTCGTCGTGCCGGCCGGTGTCCGCGCCGAGATCGCCGTGCTGAAGGGCATCGTGGCCGCCTTCGTGATGTCGCGGAACACCCGTCAGCCGATCTACGCACAGCAGCGCCAGATTCTGACGACCCTCGCGGATCTCCTGCTGTCCCGCGCGCCCGCCGAACTCGATCCCGGCTTCGCCGAGGACTGGCGGCTCGCCCGCGACGACACCGAGCGCAAGCGGGTGATCGTCGACCAGGTGGCGAGCCTGACCGACCAGTCGGCCCTCAGCTGGTACGAACGGCTCGTTCAGCACTGA
- the leuA gene encoding 2-isopropylmalate synthase: MKNTQAPSAMPIHRYRPFHEQIRVDLPDRTWPSTRIEKAPRWCAVDLRDGNQALIDPMSPERKRIMFDLLVRLGYKEIEVGFPSASQTDFDFVRSLIEEDAIPDDVTIQVLTQSREHLIKRTYESLVGAKQAIVHLYNSTSILQREVVFRTDKQGIVDIALTGARLCRQFESMVPGTTIYYEYSPESYTGTELEFAAEICNEVLEVFEPTPERKVIINLPATVEMATPNVYADSIEWMSRHLNHRENVILSLHPHNDRGTAVAAAELGYMAGADRIEGCLFGNGERTGNVDLVTLGVNLFTQGIDPQIDFSDIDQIKRTVEHCNQLPVGERSPWGGDLVFTAFSGSHQDAIKKGFEAMAAESERTGVPIDELEWAVPYLPVDPKDLGRSYEAVIRVNSQSGKGGVAYLLKTDHSLDLPRRLQIEFSGVVQAKTDAEGGEITSGQIWEIFQDEYLPAPSSAPDAKWGRFELGSTSTSNESGDHVTLTVALRDGDTVAKATGEGNGPIAAFFDILRQHGIDAHLYDYSQHTLSASESALAAAYVEVDVDGIRRWGVGIDADTTTASFKAVVSAVNRAIRLTAGQAEKAELVGV; encoded by the coding sequence ATGAAGAACACACAGGCGCCGAGCGCCATGCCGATCCATCGTTACCGGCCGTTCCACGAGCAGATCCGCGTCGACCTGCCGGACCGGACCTGGCCGTCCACCCGCATCGAGAAGGCCCCGCGCTGGTGCGCGGTCGACCTCCGCGACGGCAATCAGGCGCTCATCGATCCCATGAGCCCGGAGCGCAAGCGCATCATGTTCGACCTGCTGGTGCGGCTCGGCTACAAGGAGATCGAGGTCGGGTTCCCGAGCGCGAGCCAGACCGACTTCGACTTCGTCCGCAGCCTCATCGAAGAGGACGCCATCCCCGACGACGTGACCATCCAGGTGCTGACGCAGTCGCGCGAACACCTGATCAAGCGCACCTACGAGTCGCTGGTCGGCGCCAAGCAGGCCATCGTGCACCTGTACAACTCCACCAGCATCCTCCAGCGCGAGGTCGTGTTCCGCACCGACAAGCAGGGCATCGTCGACATCGCCCTCACCGGCGCCCGCCTGTGCCGCCAGTTCGAGTCGATGGTCCCCGGCACGACGATCTACTACGAGTACTCTCCCGAGAGCTACACGGGAACCGAGCTCGAGTTCGCCGCGGAGATCTGCAACGAGGTGCTGGAGGTCTTCGAGCCCACGCCCGAGCGCAAGGTGATCATCAACCTGCCCGCCACGGTCGAGATGGCGACGCCGAACGTCTACGCCGACTCGATCGAGTGGATGTCGCGGCATCTGAACCATCGCGAGAACGTGATCCTGTCCCTCCACCCGCACAACGACCGCGGCACCGCGGTCGCCGCGGCCGAGCTCGGCTACATGGCCGGCGCCGATCGCATCGAGGGCTGCCTGTTCGGCAACGGGGAGCGCACCGGCAACGTCGACCTGGTCACCCTGGGCGTCAACCTGTTCACGCAGGGCATCGACCCGCAGATCGACTTCAGCGACATCGACCAGATCAAGCGGACGGTCGAGCACTGCAACCAGCTGCCCGTCGGCGAGCGCAGCCCGTGGGGCGGCGACCTCGTCTTCACCGCCTTCAGCGGCTCCCACCAGGACGCCATCAAGAAGGGCTTCGAGGCGATGGCCGCGGAGTCGGAGCGGACCGGCGTCCCGATCGACGAACTCGAGTGGGCCGTCCCGTACCTGCCCGTCGACCCGAAGGACCTGGGCCGCAGCTACGAGGCCGTCATCCGGGTGAACTCGCAGTCGGGCAAGGGAGGCGTCGCGTACCTCCTGAAGACGGACCACTCTCTCGACCTGCCGCGGCGCCTGCAGATCGAGTTCTCGGGCGTCGTCCAGGCGAAGACCGACGCCGAGGGCGGCGAGATCACGAGCGGTCAGATCTGGGAGATCTTCCAGGACGAGTACCTGCCCGCTCCCTCGAGCGCACCCGACGCCAAGTGGGGCCGCTTCGAGCTCGGCAGCACATCGACGAGCAACGAGTCGGGCGACCACGTGACGCTGACGGTCGCCCTGCGCGACGGCGACACGGTCGCGAAGGCCACGGGGGAGGGGAACGGCCCCATCGCCGCGTTCTTCGACATCCTCCGTCAGCACGGCATCGACGCCCACCTCTACGACTACTCGCAGCACACGCTGTCGGCGAGCGAGTCGGCGCTGGCCGCGGCCTACGTCGAGGTCGACGTCGACGGCATCCGTCGCTGGGGCGTCGGGATCGACGCCGACACGACCACGGCCTCCTTCAAGGCCGTCGTCTCCGCGGTCAACCGCGCCATCCGCTTGACGGCCGGGCAGGCCGAGAAGGCTGAGCTCGTCGGAGTCTGA
- the recO gene encoding DNA repair protein RecO yields MPKIYRDEAVVLRTHKLGEADRIVTMLSRQHGKIRAVAKGVRRTASRFGSRLEPFMVADVQLYEGRSLDVVTQAETLGAYGTLIADDYASYTAANAMVETADRLTDAEASLQQYLLLVGALRSLSRHEHGPTLTLDSYLLRALSLAGWAPSFQDCSRCGAPGPHGSLVVQLGGVVCADCAPPGAPKIDPETIALLGALLTGDWTLADGSSEQTRSRASGVVAAYTQWHLERGLRSLQHVQHDRPGSAGRTDQKAGG; encoded by the coding sequence GTGCCCAAGATCTATCGCGACGAAGCCGTCGTGCTGCGCACCCACAAGCTGGGCGAAGCCGACCGCATCGTGACGATGCTGAGCAGGCAGCACGGCAAGATCCGGGCGGTCGCGAAGGGCGTGCGGCGCACAGCCTCCCGGTTCGGTTCGCGACTCGAGCCCTTCATGGTCGCCGATGTGCAGCTGTACGAGGGGCGCTCCCTCGACGTCGTGACGCAGGCCGAGACGCTCGGGGCGTACGGCACCCTCATCGCCGACGACTACGCGAGCTACACCGCCGCCAACGCCATGGTCGAGACCGCGGACCGGCTCACCGACGCCGAGGCGTCCCTCCAGCAGTACCTCCTCCTCGTCGGGGCCCTGCGCTCGCTGTCCCGCCACGAGCACGGTCCCACGCTCACGCTCGACTCGTACCTGCTCCGCGCCCTCTCTCTGGCCGGCTGGGCTCCGAGCTTCCAGGACTGCTCCCGGTGCGGTGCGCCCGGGCCGCACGGGTCGCTCGTCGTCCAGCTCGGAGGCGTCGTCTGCGCCGACTGCGCACCGCCCGGCGCGCCGAAGATCGACCCGGAGACCATCGCCCTGCTCGGTGCGCTCCTCACGGGCGACTGGACGCTCGCCGACGGATCTTCCGAGCAGACTCGGAGCCGGGCGAGCGGGGTCGTCGCCGCGTACACGCAGTGGCACCTCGAGCGGGGGCTGCGGTCCCTCCAGCACGTCCAGCACGACCGGCCGGGCAGCGCCGGCCGCACCGACCAGAAGGCAGGCGGATGA
- a CDS encoding aminoacyl-tRNA deacylase, with protein MAESPESVDDLRPSDAVEDGRSRVASDAARRGVAIRIVERPAARSLHEAAALLGIEPSDIVKTLVVKRSDDTFVFALVPGGRKISWPKLRALLGVNKLQLPDASVAFAATGYERGTITPFGSTTAWPVVADATISGRTVSMGAGDHGYSLFVEADSLVAAFGATVADITEPE; from the coding sequence ATGGCCGAGAGCCCGGAATCCGTGGACGACCTCCGTCCGAGCGACGCTGTGGAGGACGGCCGGAGCCGAGTCGCCTCGGACGCCGCCCGCCGCGGCGTGGCCATCCGCATCGTCGAGCGCCCGGCGGCGCGGAGCCTCCATGAGGCCGCCGCGCTCCTCGGAATCGAGCCCTCGGACATCGTGAAGACGCTCGTCGTGAAGCGCAGCGACGACACCTTCGTCTTCGCTCTCGTCCCCGGCGGGCGCAAGATCTCTTGGCCGAAGCTCCGCGCCCTGCTCGGCGTCAACAAGCTGCAACTCCCCGATGCTTCGGTGGCGTTCGCGGCGACCGGGTACGAGCGCGGCACGATCACGCCCTTCGGCAGCACCACGGCGTGGCCCGTCGTCGCGGATGCAACCATTTCCGGGCGCACCGTGTCGATGGGCGCGGGCGACCACGGCTACTCGCTCTTCGTGGAAGCCGACTCCCTGGTCGCCGCGTTCGGGGCCACGGTGGCCGACATCACCGAGCCGGAGTGA
- a CDS encoding isoprenyl transferase encodes MSPKPYTHKDAVEYRPLDWTGIHPPAMPAGAVPDHVAIVMDGNGRWANRRGLTRIEGHRAGEAALLDVVAGAIQIGVKHLSVYAFSTENWKRSPEEVRFLMGFNRDVLHRRRDQLNEWGVRVRWAGRKPRLWSSVIKELQFAERLTAGNDVLTLTMCVNYGGRTELADAVRGIAEEVAAGRLRPSAVTEKAIQRHLYLPDMPDVDLFVRSSGEQRTSNFLLWQSAYAEMVFLDTLWPDFSRTDLWEAISTYAQRNRRFGGAVDAPAEAE; translated from the coding sequence ATGAGCCCCAAGCCGTACACCCACAAGGACGCGGTCGAGTACCGGCCGCTCGACTGGACCGGCATCCATCCGCCCGCCATGCCCGCGGGTGCGGTGCCCGACCACGTCGCCATCGTCATGGACGGCAACGGCCGCTGGGCGAACCGGCGCGGGCTCACCCGGATCGAGGGCCACCGGGCCGGGGAGGCGGCTCTGCTCGACGTCGTCGCGGGGGCCATCCAGATCGGCGTCAAGCACCTCAGCGTGTACGCGTTCTCCACCGAGAACTGGAAGCGCTCGCCCGAGGAGGTGCGCTTCCTGATGGGGTTCAACCGCGACGTGCTCCACCGGCGGCGCGACCAGCTCAACGAGTGGGGAGTGCGGGTCCGGTGGGCGGGCCGCAAGCCGCGGCTGTGGTCGTCGGTGATCAAGGAGCTTCAGTTCGCCGAGCGCCTCACGGCGGGCAACGACGTGCTCACGCTCACGATGTGCGTCAACTACGGCGGCCGGACCGAGCTCGCCGACGCGGTGCGCGGCATCGCCGAGGAGGTCGCCGCCGGCCGCCTGCGCCCGTCGGCTGTGACCGAGAAGGCCATCCAGAGGCACCTCTACCTCCCCGACATGCCCGACGTGGACCTCTTCGTCCGCAGCTCGGGCGAGCAGCGCACGAGCAACTTCCTCCTCTGGCAGAGCGCCTACGCCGAGATGGTGTTCCTCGACACGCTGTGGCCGGATTTCAGCCGGACCGACCTGTGGGAGGCGATCAGCACGTACGCGCAGCGGAACCGCCGTTTCGGGGGAGCGGTGGACGCGCCGGCCGAAGCGGAATAG
- a CDS encoding bifunctional lysylphosphatidylglycerol flippase/synthetase MprF, translating to MSSPQSGGAVDEAVATGSGRADDPRPSGQTGWRRLLALPARYPFTTGLTLLILALALATGPLHGPHRPLRGWLGTGATELVDGHWWSPVTSILFTNDLAELIVALAATVVLIGWSERLMGTIRAAVAFVATAVVGILTGIGAELLASQAGELWARNVHSLVVLDVFTGIGGALMTASAFAGLLWRRRIRVITMLVAIMYVLYSGLPSDLYRLLAVVAGLVLGILLRRGEGLPGWRRSSSHEVRVLLASAITISALGPVIGLLTTSRYGMLSPIAMLFGDRTPDAGSVADRCQAFAVTRSCIRDLTFERINGFGPVLLSVLPLLVLLVVAYGLLRGRRFAVWLGVAVNGLLAVLSALYFGILPIAYAPANLTPRYWEITVILALSTLVPAAITVLLIVLRRHFPVMPAPRAVRRYVVLVLSTGIGLVLLYVLVGWIQRDTGFTRPIDVTDLLNDVLERFVPVSFLRREPAQYLPTTPLATIIYHNIGTVFWLVVIIGAIPPMLGRPLLRRSIGDAPRVRAALERGGGDAISFMATWPGNSYWFDPESSAVIAYRVVGSVAITTGGPFGTPAPHDGAVERFARFCDDNGRIPVFYSVDAHLTPLFDRLGWSTMTVAEETVIRPQLWATTGKKWQDVRTSINRAQRAGIRAEWTTYGALPLGMAAQLAEISEQWVAEKDLPEMGFTLGGLDELHDPSVRLMLAVGEEGRVEAVTSWLPTYRDGVVVGWTLDFMRRRPDSINGVMEFLIAEAATRMKADGIEFMSLSAAPLAHTGARDDDRGVMDRVLDYLGTSLEPVYGFRSLLAYKQKFQPELHPLIMAYPDPVALPAIGLALVRAYLPELSVRQAASLVRGRA from the coding sequence ATGAGCTCACCGCAGTCCGGGGGTGCGGTGGACGAGGCCGTGGCCACCGGCTCCGGGCGCGCCGACGATCCCCGCCCGAGCGGGCAGACGGGGTGGCGGCGCCTCCTCGCGCTCCCCGCCCGGTATCCCTTCACGACGGGCCTGACCCTCCTGATCCTCGCGCTCGCGCTCGCGACCGGACCCCTGCACGGCCCGCACCGCCCGCTGCGCGGCTGGCTCGGCACAGGCGCGACCGAGCTCGTCGACGGCCACTGGTGGTCGCCGGTCACGTCGATCCTGTTCACGAACGACCTCGCGGAGCTCATCGTCGCCCTGGCGGCGACGGTCGTGCTGATCGGATGGTCCGAGCGGCTCATGGGGACGATCCGCGCGGCGGTCGCCTTCGTCGCCACCGCCGTCGTGGGGATCCTCACCGGAATCGGGGCGGAGCTGCTCGCCAGCCAGGCGGGCGAGCTCTGGGCGAGGAACGTGCATTCCCTCGTCGTCCTCGACGTCTTCACCGGCATCGGCGGGGCGCTGATGACCGCGAGCGCGTTCGCCGGGCTCCTCTGGCGTCGCCGCATCCGCGTCATAACGATGCTCGTGGCCATCATGTACGTGCTGTACTCGGGGCTGCCGTCGGATCTGTACCGCCTGCTCGCGGTCGTCGCGGGTCTCGTCCTCGGCATCCTGCTGAGGCGGGGGGAGGGACTGCCCGGCTGGCGCCGCAGCTCGTCCCACGAGGTCCGGGTGCTCCTCGCCTCCGCCATCACGATCAGCGCGCTCGGGCCGGTCATCGGGCTGCTCACCACCTCCCGCTACGGCATGCTCTCGCCGATCGCCATGCTGTTCGGCGACCGCACCCCCGACGCCGGCTCGGTCGCGGACCGGTGCCAGGCCTTCGCCGTGACCCGCAGCTGCATCCGGGATCTGACGTTCGAACGGATCAACGGATTCGGGCCGGTCCTGCTGTCCGTCCTGCCCCTCCTCGTGCTGCTGGTGGTCGCCTACGGGCTGCTCCGCGGGCGGCGCTTCGCCGTATGGCTCGGCGTCGCGGTGAACGGACTCCTGGCCGTGCTCTCGGCGCTCTACTTCGGGATCCTCCCCATCGCGTATGCGCCAGCGAATCTGACCCCCCGCTACTGGGAGATCACCGTCATCCTGGCATTGTCCACGCTGGTGCCGGCCGCGATCACGGTCCTCCTCATCGTGCTGAGGCGGCACTTCCCCGTCATGCCGGCGCCGCGGGCGGTGCGCAGGTATGTCGTCCTCGTGCTGTCGACGGGCATCGGGCTCGTCCTCCTCTACGTGCTGGTCGGCTGGATCCAGCGCGACACCGGATTCACGCGGCCTATCGACGTGACAGACCTTCTCAACGACGTGCTCGAGCGTTTCGTGCCGGTCAGCTTCCTGCGTCGCGAGCCCGCGCAGTACCTCCCGACGACACCGCTCGCGACGATCATCTACCACAACATCGGCACGGTGTTCTGGCTCGTGGTCATCATCGGCGCGATCCCGCCGATGCTCGGCCGGCCGCTCCTCCGGCGATCGATCGGGGACGCTCCGCGGGTCCGCGCGGCCCTCGAGCGGGGCGGCGGCGACGCGATCTCGTTCATGGCGACGTGGCCCGGCAACAGCTACTGGTTCGACCCCGAGTCGAGCGCCGTCATCGCCTACCGCGTGGTGGGCAGCGTGGCGATCACGACGGGCGGCCCGTTCGGCACGCCCGCGCCGCACGACGGCGCCGTCGAACGATTCGCGCGGTTCTGCGACGACAACGGGCGCATCCCGGTGTTCTACAGCGTCGACGCGCACCTCACGCCGCTCTTCGACCGCCTGGGCTGGTCGACGATGACGGTGGCCGAGGAGACGGTCATCCGCCCGCAGCTGTGGGCGACCACGGGCAAGAAGTGGCAGGACGTCCGCACGTCGATCAACCGGGCGCAGCGGGCCGGGATCCGCGCCGAGTGGACCACCTACGGAGCGCTCCCGCTCGGCATGGCGGCGCAGCTGGCGGAGATCTCCGAGCAGTGGGTCGCCGAGAAGGACCTCCCCGAGATGGGCTTCACGCTGGGCGGCCTGGATGAGCTCCACGACCCCTCCGTCCGGCTCATGCTGGCCGTCGGCGAGGAGGGTCGCGTCGAGGCCGTCACGAGCTGGCTCCCGACCTATCGCGACGGCGTCGTCGTGGGCTGGACCCTCGACTTCATGCGCCGCCGGCCCGACAGCATCAACGGCGTGATGGAGTTCCTCATCGCCGAGGCCGCGACGCGGATGAAGGCGGACGGGATCGAGTTCATGTCGCTCTCGGCCGCGCCGCTCGCTCACACCGGCGCACGCGACGACGACCGCGGCGTCATGGATCGTGTGCTCGACTACCTCGGGACCTCGCTCGAGCCGGTGTACGGTTTCCGGTCCCTCCTCGCCTACAAGCAGAAGTTCCAGCCGGAGCTGCACCCGCTGATCATGGCGTACCCGGATCCGGTGGCCCTCCCGGCGATCGGCCTGGCGCTCGTCCGGGCCTACCTGCCCGAACTCTCCGTGCGCCAGGCGGCCTCGCTGGTGCGCGGCCGCGCCTGA
- a CDS encoding DsbA family oxidoreductase has protein sequence MSEPIKIDIWSDIACPWCYIGKRKFEAGSGLFAGAGEGRDVEVEYHSFELSPDTPVDFDGSEVDFLAGHKGLPHTQVEQMISRVTEIASSVGLDYDYDSLKHTNTVKAHELLHFAKAQGRQLKMAERLFRAYFVEGRHVGRAEDLADLAAEIGLDRDAALAALESEEFLSDVRADQRTAAEFGITGVPFFVIEGKYGVSGAQDAQTFAQVLEQVWSERAAVSA, from the coding sequence GTGAGCGAACCCATCAAGATCGACATCTGGTCCGACATCGCGTGCCCGTGGTGCTACATCGGCAAGCGCAAGTTCGAGGCGGGCAGCGGCCTGTTCGCCGGCGCTGGGGAGGGACGCGACGTGGAGGTCGAGTACCACTCGTTCGAGCTGTCGCCCGACACCCCGGTCGACTTCGACGGCAGCGAGGTCGACTTCCTCGCCGGGCACAAGGGTCTCCCGCACACCCAGGTCGAGCAGATGATCTCCCGAGTGACCGAGATCGCCTCCTCGGTCGGTCTCGACTACGACTACGACAGCCTCAAGCACACGAACACGGTGAAGGCGCACGAACTGCTCCACTTCGCGAAAGCGCAGGGAAGGCAGCTCAAGATGGCGGAGCGGCTGTTCCGCGCGTACTTCGTCGAGGGCCGCCACGTCGGTCGCGCCGAGGACCTGGCCGACCTCGCCGCGGAGATCGGTCTGGACCGCGATGCGGCGCTGGCAGCGCTCGAGTCGGAGGAGTTCTTGTCCGATGTCCGCGCCGATCAGCGCACCGCGGCCGAGTTCGGCATCACCGGTGTCCCCTTCTTCGTCATCGAGGGCAAGTACGGCGTCTCGGGCGCGCAGGACGCGCAGACGTTCGCGCAGGTGCTCGAGCAGGTCTGGTCGGAGCGGGCGGCGGTGTCCGCGTGA